GGTGTAGGGTTCGCAGACCTGTTCGACGCCCTCCTCGAGGGAGATCTGGGGTTCCCAGCCGGTTTCCTCGTGCATCTTGCTCGAGTCGGCGCAGGTGTCGTGGACGTACACTGAGTCGGGAATCGGGTTCTCGACGTACTCGGGGTCGATGTCGGTGCCGAGTTCGTCGTTGAGCATCTCGACGAGTTCGTTGAAGCTGTAGGCCTCGCCGGTGCCGAGGTTGTAGACGCCAGTGAGTTCGTGCTCCGCGGCGAGTTCGAGGCCGCGGACGATGTCGTCGACGTGGGTGAAGTCTCGCGTCTGGGTGCCGTCGCCGTAGAGGGCGGGCGCGTCGCCGCCGTCGAGGTCGTCGGCGAACTGGGCGATCACGTTGGCGTACTCGCCCTTGTGTTCCTCGGCGCCGCCGTAGCCCTGGTAGACCGAGAAGAAGCGCATCCCAGCGACGTCCATGTCGTAGTGGTTCGCGAAGTACTCGCCGTAGCGCTCGCGGGCGAGTTTGGAGGCCTCGTAGCCGGTGTTGACCGCGACCGGCATGTCCTCCGGCGAGGGGTCGGTCTGGCTCCCGTAGATGGAGGACGTGGAGGCGTAGACGACGGTGTCACAGCCGTCCTGGCGGGCCTGGTCGACGACGTTGACGAATCCCTCGACGTTCACGCGAGCGCCCGTCGTGGGGTCCTCCTCGTGCATCGCGTACGACGAGAGCGCGGCGAGGTGGAAGACGACGTCGACGTCCGTCGGGAGGTCGTCCTCGAGGACGCTTCGGTTGCGGTAGTCGACGGACGACTCGAGGTTTTCGGCCGTGCCGAGGTACTCGTCGTCGATCGCGACGACGTCGTTGTCTTCGGCGAGGTAGTTCGCCAAATTGGACCCGATAAACCCTGCTCCGCCCGTTATCAGGACGCGCTGGTTCTGCATGTCAGCACAACTGGCAGCCACCTACGAGAACGCTACGGTCTTCAGCCGTCCGTGAGTCTCGTCCGTGTTGACGGGAGGACTCGTTGCGAGTGGTGCTTCACCAGGACGAAAGAAGAAGCGGGGACCGGTTTCGGGCGCTACCAAAGCTGCGCGGTAGGCGTCTCGCAGTCCTCGCAGACAACGGCGTTCTTCCCCTTGTAAACTCCCTGCACGAGCTCGCCTTCATCGCAGAACGTACAGCTTTTACCCTCGAGCGCGTCAACTACCGGATGCACGGCGACAGTCCCGTCTACGGTTTCTTGCATATTATCGTACACATCGTAACTTGACGTGTTAAATCCATGGGTTAACCCGGATAGTATCCGCTTGCTCCCGACTATTTGTTTTATTTACACCTATTGTGTTTTTGAAACGGCTCTGTATGGATATATCCACTTTTCCCCCGATCTCAGCTTGACCACTTTCCAGACGAATACCCCATAATCATTCTTATTTGAGGTATTCACTGACCGATTACTCTCGCTCCGATACTTTTATCAATATGATTATTGATACTGCTGTGTTCTCACTTCAACGAGATCCGTGACCGTCTCTGACGTCGCTATCGAGATGTTACCGCAGTGTCGTATTGTCGCGGGAGCGATTAGTGCGCTAGTACCCAACACTAGCCTAGTTATTTTTTGTGAAATATGAATAGCTACTGTTAAGAGGCCGGTTCTGTACTAGACAGATCATGCGAGGGAGCTGAAACGAACTCATCCATGGCTTCAAAATCACACTCGGACGGTTCTACTTCGGCAGAGCAGACTCCGGAGGCGGAGCAGGTCCTCGAGCATCGGTCGGCGGACGAACTCCTGGTCGGTCGCGACAGCGACATTAACCCGGAGTTGTCCGTCGTGATGCCGACGTTGAACGAGGAGGAGGGAATCGAAACCTGTATCGGCTGGATCAAGTCGGCCGTCGAGGAGTTACAGCTGCCGACGGAGATCATCATCAGCGACAGTTCGACGGATCGAACGCCTGAGATCGCCCGCGAGATGGGTTCGATCGTCGTCGAGCCCGACCAGCCGGGGTACGGCTACGCGTACCGCTACGCCTTCGAGCGCGCCCGGGGCGAGTACATCGCGATGGGCGACG
Above is a genomic segment from Haloterrigena salifodinae containing:
- a CDS encoding HVO_A0556 family zinc finger protein, whose protein sequence is MQETVDGTVAVHPVVDALEGKSCTFCDEGELVQGVYKGKNAVVCEDCETPTAQLW
- a CDS encoding NAD-dependent epimerase/dehydratase family protein; this translates as MQNQRVLITGGAGFIGSNLANYLAEDNDVVAIDDEYLGTAENLESSVDYRNRSVLEDDLPTDVDVVFHLAALSSYAMHEEDPTTGARVNVEGFVNVVDQARQDGCDTVVYASTSSIYGSQTDPSPEDMPVAVNTGYEASKLARERYGEYFANHYDMDVAGMRFFSVYQGYGGAEEHKGEYANVIAQFADDLDGGDAPALYGDGTQTRDFTHVDDIVRGLELAAEHELTGVYNLGTGEAYSFNELVEMLNDELGTDIDPEYVENPIPDSVYVHDTCADSSKMHEETGWEPQISLEEGVEQVCEPYTE